ATGGGAACGTACTTTTTGTTTAGAGTTATTGAAGGTGAAACTGTTGTCCATATCATTAATAAAAATAGCGAACCAATTAGTTTAGATTTAAAACGTTTTGAAGAAGTTGGTTTGCAAGGTAAAACATTAAAAAACATAGTAACGAATGAAACTTTTGTTTGGGAAGATGAAATTACCTTAAACGAAAGAGGAAGTGTGTTATTATCTACTAAATTATAAATTAAATGTCGCCTCGAGCGCAGTCGAGAGGTCTCCATCATAATGAAAAATATTATATACATATTATCTTTTTTACTATTTCAATTCACCTTTGCTCAGGTTACCATAATAGTAGAAGCACTTCCAGAAGACACACCAAAAGACGCATCCCTATTTATTTCTGGAGATTTTGAAGGTTGGTCTGGCGGACACAAAGACTACCAATTACAATTCGTAAATGGTAAGCATCAAATAACACTACCTAAAAAAGAACAACGCATTTTATTCAAGTTTACCTTAGGGAATTGGGAGACTTCAGAAAGTACCAATACAGGTGAAACTATAGATAATCGTACCTATAAATTTACAGAACCAAACGATACGTTAAAAGTAAAAATCGCAGGTTGGAGTCATTTATTTGATCTTCAGGAAGCATCAACAGCTTCAAAAAATGTTACTGTTTTATCTGAAACTTTCAACATACCACAACTCAACAGAAAACGTCGTGTTTGGATGTATTTACCTGCAGATTATAAAACGTCTAAAGAAAATTATCCTGTAGTGTATATGCACGATGGACAAAATGTTTTTGATGCTAGTACGTCTACATATGGTGAGTGGAAAGTAGATGAAATTCTAGACAAACTATTCAAAGAAAACCTAAAACTAATCGTAGTTGGTGTCGATAATGGTGAGTCCAAACGCTTAGATGAATATTCTCCATGGACCAATGCTAAATATGGTGGTGGTGAAGGTGACGCATACATCGATTTTATTGTCAATACATTAAAACCCTACATAGATACTAATTATAATACCAAAAAAGATAGAGCTAATACAGCCATTTTTGGTAGTTCTATGGGAGGATTAATTTCGCATTATGCAGCTTTAAAACATCCAACAGTTTTTGGTAAAGTTGGTGTGTATTCTCCTGCATTTTGGTTTGCTCCAGAAGTCAATGATTTTACTAAAAAGCACGCTAATCTTCAAAATACCAAAATGTACTTTTTAGCAGGAGGAAAAGAAAGTGAAAACGCAGGTTATATCGAGATTAGCCAAACCGTTACAGACATGAATAGTATGATTTCTATATTAAAAGATAACGGATTTCCAAAAAAAAACATACAGTCTAAAGTCGTTCCAGAAGGGAAACATAATGAGGCTTTATGGGGAAACAATTTTGCTGAAGCTATAACGTGGTTGTTTGCAGATGCTATTAAAAAAAGAGAGTTCAAGACAGCAACCTTTCAAGACAATCAATTACATATTCAGGTTTCAGATGGAAATTATAAAATGCATTTTTACCATCCTGAAATTATCGAAACTACATTTTTGCCAACAGGTGAAACATTTGATAAAGAGTCACACGCTGTTGTTATAGATAAAGTACTTTCTGAGGTGAAATTTAATGAAACAGAAAATGAAATTACTTTTCAATCTGAAAAATTAACTGTAAAAATCACCAAGTCTCCTTTTCATATTTCGTATTGGAAAGATGGAAAAAAAGTTACTTCTGTGAAAAATAGTTTTCAAAAAACGGACGACTTTGAAACCATTAGTTTTAATTTAAAACTAGAGGAAGTACTGTATGGTGGAGGCGCAAGAGCGTTAGGGATGAATAGACGTGGTAATCGTTTAGAGTTGTACAATAAAGCACATTATGGTTACGAAGATAGTAGTGAGTTAATGAATTACACGATGCCAATTGTGGTGTCTTCTAACAAGTATCTTATTCATTTTGATAATGCACCAATTGGCTTTTTAGATTTAGATAGCAAAGCTGATAACACACTAACATACGAAACTATTTCTGGTAGAAAAACCTATCAAATTGTCGTTGGTGATTCTTGGTTAGATCTTACTAAAAACTATACTCAACTTACAGGAACACAACCTATGCCACCACGTTGGGCTTTGGGTAATTTTTCTAGCCGATTTGGATACCATTCACAAGAAGAAGTAACTGCTACAGTAGAAAAATTTAGAGAAGAGAATATTCCTCTAGATGCGATAATTATTGACATTTTCTGGTTCGGAAAAACTATTCAAGGTACTATGGGAAATCTAGCGTTTGATCGTGATTCTTTTCCAAACCCAAAACAAATGCTAAAAGGTTTAAAAAATAATAATGTTAAAACCGTTTTAGTAACAGAGCCGTTTTTATTAACCACTTCTAATCGTTGGGACGAGGCGGTAAAAGCAGATGTTTTAGCTAAAGATTCTATAGGAAATCCGTTTACTTACGATTTCTATTTTGGTAACACAGGATTGATAGATATTTTCAATCCGAAAGGAAAACACTGGTTTCAAAATATTTATAAAGACTTGGCCGATTTAGGAGTTTCTGGTGTTTGGGGAGATTTAGGAGAGCCAGAAGTGCATCCTAAAAATCTAATACACGCCACAGGAACAGCAGACGAAGTACATAATATTTATGGTCACCATTGGGCGGAATTAGTACAAGATATGTACACACAAAATTTTCCAAACACAAGACCATTTATTTTAATGCGTGCAGGAAGTTCTGGATCGCAACGTTTTGGAATGATACCTTGGTCTGGAGATGTTAACAGAACTTGGGGAGGATTGCAAAGTCAGCCAGAAATTGCACTGCAAATGGGACTGCAAGGATTAGCCTATATGCATAGCGATTTAGGTGGTTTTGCTGGTAATAATTTAGACGATGAGTTGTATGCGCGATGGTTACAGTATGGTGTATTTCAACCAATTTACAGACCACATGCACAAGAAGAAGTGCCTGCAGAACCTGTTTTTAGAAGTGATAAAGCGAAAGCCTTTGCTAAAGAGTCTATCGAATTGCGTTACCAATTACTACCATATAATTACAATTTAGTATTCGAAAACAACCAAACTGGTGCGCCTTTAATGCGAGCCTTGTTTTTTGAAGAGGAAGACAATAAAAAGTTGCAAACCAATGCGTCAACTTACCTTTGGGGAAATGACTTTTTAGTGACACCAATTGTACATTCAGAACAAAAAGAAGCTGAGGTTTATTTTCCGAAAAACAGTAATTGGTTTGATTTTTATACCAATAAAAAAGTGGAAGGAGGACAAGCACTTTCTGTTAAAACGCAAGAAAATAGTATTCCAACGTACGTTCGTGGTGGCGCATTTATTCCAATTGCAAAACCAATGCAAAGCACTGCAGAATATGACGGAAACACCTTCGACTTACATTATTATTTTGATGCTTCAGTTACAGAAAGCGAGCGAACTCTTTATAATGACGATGGCTCAACAAAAAATGCTTTTGAAAAAGGAAACTATGAGATTTTAGAGTTTGAAGCAGAAACATCAAACAACAATTTAGAACTAGAATTTGAAGCAGAGATAGGTGTAAATTACTCTGCATCAACAAAACAAATTGATGTAATTATTCACAATTTTCCTAAAGTACCAAAACGCATAAAATTCAATAGAAAAAAAATAGAGTTTAACTATAATGAAGTTTCAAAAACATTGACTTTTCAGGTGAATTGGAATACTTCAAAAGAGGTAGAAGCACAAATTAAATATTAAATTTAAAATGAAAAAGAGCATACTTTTAATCGTATTAACTATTCTTATTTTCGGTTGTAAAACTGATAAAAAAGCAAATCAAGATATCGCAGAAAACATCAAAAAAGAAGAGGTTAAAACACCTTTTGTATGGGAAGCTGCAAATGTCTACTTTTTATTAACCGATCGTTTTAATAATGGCGATAAAGCCAATGACGTAAATTATGGAAGAACTAAAAAGACTGCTGTTTTACGTGGTTTTGAAGGTGGCGATTTACAAGGAATCACGCAAAAAATTGAAGCGGGTTATTTTACAAATTTAGGAATCAATGCCATTTGGATGTCGCCAATTGTTGAGCAAATTCATGGAGCAACCGATGAAGGTACTGGAAACACCTATGGATATCATGGCTATTGGACTAAAGATTGGACTAATGTCGATGCTAATTTAGGAACCAAAGAAGATTTAAAACAACTAGTGGATGCTGCACACAAAAAAGGTATTCGTGTGTTGTTAGATGCGGTTATTAATCACACAGGTCCTGTTACAGATCAAGATCCTGTTTGGCCAAGTGATTGGGTTAGAACAGATCCGCAATGTCAATATGATAATTACGAAAACACCGTAACGTGTACTTTAGTAAAAAACCTTCCAGACATTAAAACCGAAAGTAATGAAGCAGTTGAATTACCACCACAATTGGTTGAGAAATGGAAAGCCGAAGGTCGTTATGAAGAAGAAGTTGCAGAATTAGATGCCTTTTTTAAAGCTACAGGTCATCCTCGTGCACCTCGTTTTTACATCATGAAATGGTTAAGCGATTACATTACAGATTTTGGTATTGATGGTTACCGAGTAGATACCGTTAAACATACTGAAGCTTTTGTTTGGCAAGAGTTTAAAGACGTTTGTGATAACGCTTTCGCGGAATTTAAACAGCAAAACCCAAACAAAGTTTTAGACGATAATACATTTTACTTGGTTGGAGAAGTGTACAACTACGGAATTTCAGCAGGAAAAGCATTCGATTTTGGTGATAAAAAAGTCAACTATTTTAATGATGCATTTAACAGCTTAATCAATTTTGAATTCAAATGGAATGCTGCACAGCAAACCTATGAAGAGCAATTTAAAACATACGATAGTTTATTACATACCAATCTTAAAGGTTATAGTGTATTAAACTATTTAACGTCTCATGACGACGGACAACCTTTCGATAAAAATAGAAAGAAAACCTACGAAACAGCAACACGATTATTACTATCTCCTGGAGCGTCACAAATATATTATGGAGATGAATCTGCAAGAGATTTAACCATAGAAGGTACTGATGGAGATGCTACTTTAAGAAGTTTTATGAATTGGGAAGAACTTTCTCAACAACAAGATTTGCTTATCCACTGGCAAAAATTAGGGCAATTTAGACGTAAACATCCTTCCGTCGGAGCAGGAAAACATACGATGCTAAGCAATGCACCTTACTTTTTTAGTAGAAGCTATACCAAAGGAGATTTTAAAGATGAGGTCATTATTGGTATTGATATTCCTAAAGGAAAACATACTATTGATGTGTCTTCAGTATTTAACGAAGCCTCTCAAATTGAGGACTTCTATTCTGGAGAAATTCTAGAAGTTACAAACGGAAAAATCACAATAGATACAGAGTCTAACATCCTATTATTAGAAAATATTAAATAAAAATTCACATGAAAAAACTAATCTTATCCCTTGCAATACTTAGTGTTTTTGCTTGTAAAGAAGAGAAAAAACAAGAAGATACTAACGTTGTTACAGAAGAAAAAGTAGCAATACAACCTATTTCGGCTTCCGATTTAGAAACTGCTGTTATCTATGAAGCTAACATCAGACAATATTCACCTGAAGGGACTTTTGAACAATTCACAAAAGACATTCCGCAGTTAAAACAATTAGGTGTAAAAGTGATTTGGTTAATGCCTGTGTTTCCTATTTCAGAAACAAAACGTAAAGCTACAGGAGGAGAAGACAGCAAGTTTGCAACCGATTTTCCTGAAGCAGAACAAGATAAATATTTAGGTAGTTATTATGCGGTTTCAGATTTCACTAAAATTAATCCAGAATTTGGGACGATTGAAAATTTTAGAGACTTAGTAAATACAGCTCACGATAATGGAATTTATGTGATTTTAGATTGGGTGCCAAATCATACAGGTTGGGATCATACTTGGTTAAAAACCAATCCAGAATATTACACACAAAACGATAAAGGCGAAGTCGTACATCCTGTAGATACAGATTGGACAGATGTTGCCGATTTAAACTACGACAATCAAGAGATGCGAAAAGCAATGGTTGCAGACATGAGTTATTGGTTGACAGAAGAAGGCGTTGACGGATTTAGATGTGACGTTGCAGGATCTGTGCCAACTAATTTTTGGGAGCAAGCGATACCAGAATTGCGAGCAAAAAAAGACATCTTTATGTTAGCTGAAGCTTGGGAACCAGAATTATTAAAAGATGGTTTATTTGATATGGCTTACGGTTGGGATAGACATCACGCCATGAATGCAATTGCAAAAGGAGAAAAGGGTGCAACCGAATTTACTAGTGCTTTGCAAACCGATTTTGATCGTTACGCAAGTGACGATATTTTAATGAATTTTGTAACCAATCACGATGAAAACTCATGGAATGGTACCATTAAAGAACGCATGGGAGACGCTAGTGAAATGATGACTGCTTTGGCTTATGTAACTCCAGGAATGCCACTAATTTATTCTGGTCAAGAGTATGATTTAGACCATAGATTATTATTTTTTGAAAAAGATAGTTTCCCTCATATTAAAGGAACCACTTGGAAATTATTAGAAAAATTAGCAACATTAAAACAGAATAATGCTGCTTTACATGGAGGAAAAGCTTCCGCTAAATACAACGCAATTGATAATGGAAAAGATGTAATTTCATTTTCAAGAACAAAAGATAATGATGAGGTTGTATTTATTGCAAATGTTTCAAAAGAGAATACTAAAGTAAACCTTGTTCAAAAAGGGACATATTTAGATTATTTGTCTAATAAAACCATAGAATTAGAAGGTGATGCAATCCCTTTAGCGGTTAATGAATTTAAGATTTTAGTTAAAAAGTAAAAGAATTAGTAATTCTTCTTCATAAAAATATAGAAAAGTGCCTGATGGTGCTTTTCTGGTTTAATAAATTGTCAGTTTTTACAAGAAAATGCGACTAACCATAATAATGCGTATTTTTGCATTACATTATTATTATAAATGATCGATTTAAACGACAATATAAATTTACCTTTTTCGTTACAAATAAGTTTTAATAAACTTATTGAGCGCTATAATGACTTGGCTAAAAGTGAAGATTCCTTTATCGCAGCCAAAGCAAATCGCATATTAGAAATAGGACAGGCTAATCCTGTATTAAAAGAGGGATTTAGTAAGATTTCTGTATTGAAAAAATATGAGAAAGAAATCGCAATATTATTGGAAGATTCGTTTAGCGAGGTTTTAAGTCTAAATGAAATTAAAACAGCAAGTGTACCCTATCATAATTTTATTTTTAATGCTTCAAAACGTTTTGAAAATATAATAAAATCAGCTGGTCCCGATTTTGAATTGGTAATTAAAAATATGCCAGAAAATGATTGGTATATTCTTAGTTGTACAATTATAATGAGTTTTTGTTATAACTATGACACTAATTTTAAAAGACCATTATATTATGAGATTCCGAATGAAAATGGTATTGTAAGAATTTACAAGATTACTTATAATGCAGATTTCATGGAAATTATTCCTACTGAAGCTGCACCTAAAT
The genomic region above belongs to Olleya sp. Hel_I_94 and contains:
- a CDS encoding TIM-barrel domain-containing protein — translated: MKNIIYILSFLLFQFTFAQVTIIVEALPEDTPKDASLFISGDFEGWSGGHKDYQLQFVNGKHQITLPKKEQRILFKFTLGNWETSESTNTGETIDNRTYKFTEPNDTLKVKIAGWSHLFDLQEASTASKNVTVLSETFNIPQLNRKRRVWMYLPADYKTSKENYPVVYMHDGQNVFDASTSTYGEWKVDEILDKLFKENLKLIVVGVDNGESKRLDEYSPWTNAKYGGGEGDAYIDFIVNTLKPYIDTNYNTKKDRANTAIFGSSMGGLISHYAALKHPTVFGKVGVYSPAFWFAPEVNDFTKKHANLQNTKMYFLAGGKESENAGYIEISQTVTDMNSMISILKDNGFPKKNIQSKVVPEGKHNEALWGNNFAEAITWLFADAIKKREFKTATFQDNQLHIQVSDGNYKMHFYHPEIIETTFLPTGETFDKESHAVVIDKVLSEVKFNETENEITFQSEKLTVKITKSPFHISYWKDGKKVTSVKNSFQKTDDFETISFNLKLEEVLYGGGARALGMNRRGNRLELYNKAHYGYEDSSELMNYTMPIVVSSNKYLIHFDNAPIGFLDLDSKADNTLTYETISGRKTYQIVVGDSWLDLTKNYTQLTGTQPMPPRWALGNFSSRFGYHSQEEVTATVEKFREENIPLDAIIIDIFWFGKTIQGTMGNLAFDRDSFPNPKQMLKGLKNNNVKTVLVTEPFLLTTSNRWDEAVKADVLAKDSIGNPFTYDFYFGNTGLIDIFNPKGKHWFQNIYKDLADLGVSGVWGDLGEPEVHPKNLIHATGTADEVHNIYGHHWAELVQDMYTQNFPNTRPFILMRAGSSGSQRFGMIPWSGDVNRTWGGLQSQPEIALQMGLQGLAYMHSDLGGFAGNNLDDELYARWLQYGVFQPIYRPHAQEEVPAEPVFRSDKAKAFAKESIELRYQLLPYNYNLVFENNQTGAPLMRALFFEEEDNKKLQTNASTYLWGNDFLVTPIVHSEQKEAEVYFPKNSNWFDFYTNKKVEGGQALSVKTQENSIPTYVRGGAFIPIAKPMQSTAEYDGNTFDLHYYFDASVTESERTLYNDDGSTKNAFEKGNYEILEFEAETSNNNLELEFEAEIGVNYSASTKQIDVIIHNFPKVPKRIKFNRKKIEFNYNEVSKTLTFQVNWNTSKEVEAQIKY
- a CDS encoding alpha-amylase family glycosyl hydrolase, encoding MKKSILLIVLTILIFGCKTDKKANQDIAENIKKEEVKTPFVWEAANVYFLLTDRFNNGDKANDVNYGRTKKTAVLRGFEGGDLQGITQKIEAGYFTNLGINAIWMSPIVEQIHGATDEGTGNTYGYHGYWTKDWTNVDANLGTKEDLKQLVDAAHKKGIRVLLDAVINHTGPVTDQDPVWPSDWVRTDPQCQYDNYENTVTCTLVKNLPDIKTESNEAVELPPQLVEKWKAEGRYEEEVAELDAFFKATGHPRAPRFYIMKWLSDYITDFGIDGYRVDTVKHTEAFVWQEFKDVCDNAFAEFKQQNPNKVLDDNTFYLVGEVYNYGISAGKAFDFGDKKVNYFNDAFNSLINFEFKWNAAQQTYEEQFKTYDSLLHTNLKGYSVLNYLTSHDDGQPFDKNRKKTYETATRLLLSPGASQIYYGDESARDLTIEGTDGDATLRSFMNWEELSQQQDLLIHWQKLGQFRRKHPSVGAGKHTMLSNAPYFFSRSYTKGDFKDEVIIGIDIPKGKHTIDVSSVFNEASQIEDFYSGEILEVTNGKITIDTESNILLLENIK
- a CDS encoding alpha-amylase family glycosyl hydrolase encodes the protein MKKLILSLAILSVFACKEEKKQEDTNVVTEEKVAIQPISASDLETAVIYEANIRQYSPEGTFEQFTKDIPQLKQLGVKVIWLMPVFPISETKRKATGGEDSKFATDFPEAEQDKYLGSYYAVSDFTKINPEFGTIENFRDLVNTAHDNGIYVILDWVPNHTGWDHTWLKTNPEYYTQNDKGEVVHPVDTDWTDVADLNYDNQEMRKAMVADMSYWLTEEGVDGFRCDVAGSVPTNFWEQAIPELRAKKDIFMLAEAWEPELLKDGLFDMAYGWDRHHAMNAIAKGEKGATEFTSALQTDFDRYASDDILMNFVTNHDENSWNGTIKERMGDASEMMTALAYVTPGMPLIYSGQEYDLDHRLLFFEKDSFPHIKGTTWKLLEKLATLKQNNAALHGGKASAKYNAIDNGKDVISFSRTKDNDEVVFIANVSKENTKVNLVQKGTYLDYLSNKTIELEGDAIPLAVNEFKILVKK